From the genome of Ptychodera flava strain L36383 chromosome 22, AS_Pfla_20210202, whole genome shotgun sequence, one region includes:
- the LOC139122713 gene encoding zinc finger MIZ domain-containing protein 1-like isoform X1, with protein MYHQGDLLSSLPSPAMDRHIQQTNDRLQCIKHYDFSSFAQHLENPATFQSAAQELYEWCTDKRAFQRPFEQSLMDCLTVVSRVAAQQGYDLDLGYRLLAMCAAHRDKFSPKSAAMLSLWCEDLGRLLLLRHQKNRTPESGKSGPMHAQMKQPLPPVPPSDSSVAWQQQQQQPQSLSVVTTVWGSVQPNNTNPMNNNSLTPGGTNTTTSMSNQFPQQTHPFTAAATNSQKQFNPQGVGYQNRREPPVPYGRGSRADLMQFMHEGFDSGYMQGPNNSAQGPGSANNQFPEPAAAAAAAAVAAAAATATATATATVTALKGQQQEQQQQQQQQQQQQGDYGSQMRQPGYNAQYPGPNQQGPMPGNFSKNQFYGPQQMGQRQPCPQQYPMKRPNPSQPGYPQQYAGNRPYIPPQQLQHMHHQPMPTSYQKAPPQPGYGPNPQPMPSPNYPGQRPRTAPGNFGNQPSQYYGPGNYNSGQQIGPSYPQQQQPQNYPQNFNQQGARNSMNYQMPISSGNPTPPMGPTSQAMQSPQYISPPPPGPDVKFPPDIKPPVMPPIENEMRLTFPVRDGVVLTPFRLEHNLAVSNHVFHLRQSVHQTLMWRSDLELQFKCYHHEDRQMHTNWPASVAVSVNANPLGIERGENKTSHKPLYLKEVCQPGRNTIQITVSACCCSHLFVLQLVHRPTVRSVLQGLLRKRLLPAEHCITKIKRNFTSVAASSNSTLNGEDGVEQTAIKVSLKDPITFRRITLPARGHDCKHIQCFDLESYLQLNCERGSWRCPVCNKTALLEGLEVDQFMWGILTAVQSADFEEVTIDASAAWKPVPLKPEIKDEESDPCQQATKRFKGSTMSPGGMTMPNPHNFDPMGHLSLSLHAQGGPEYNPGPGNYDFNFPNLGPGSVPMGSAGGQSVPRGPSPGGPQYAGSYEQFNSPNPNHPPQGPMPPSGYVNGPQPQPNSFSNMPGRPPLSHFDDGIASSDLVSVEKQINPSIQPQMRRPRSNTGTQPLRHPPDMPIPSPQQPLTPQQVHQVQQQQSVQQQQQQQQQQQQQQQQQQQQQQQQANGPRTPQTPQAQHQNPGSIQNPHTPQPSSQASQQQQQQQQQQQQQQSQQNQQPHTPLTPHTPQSNQPPQPQQSQSQQQPPASHGLGSNQPGGTNSNPGSNAGSSANNSGNTPVDNPTNDLGFDPGIVIDNSEGHEGLDLLPENVVDPNELLSYLGPPDLPNNSDNNDDLLSLFDS; from the exons CTATGCTGTCTTTATGGTGTGAAGACTTGGGAAGATTATTGTTATTACGGCATCAGAAAAACCGAACTCCAGAGTCGGGGAAAAGCGGCCCGATGCATGCCCAGATGAAACAGCCCCTGCCACCTGTTCCACCAAG TGATTCGTCAGTGGCATggcaacagcagcagcaacaaccaCAGTCATTAAGTGTGGTTACCACGGTATGGGGATCAGTGCAGCCTAACAACACAAACCCAATGAACAACAATTCACTTACACCGGGAG GCACAAATACCACCACCAGTATGTCCAACCAGTTCCCTCAGCAGACACATCCATTTACCGCAGCAGCgacaaactcacaaaaacagTTTAATCCGCAAGGGGTCGGCTACCAGAACCGGAGGGAACCACCAGTTCCATATGGCAGGGGATCAAG GGCGGATCTGATGCAGTTTATGCATGAAGGCTTTGACAG TGGTTACATGCAGGGGCCAAACAATTCTGCCCAGGGACCCGGCTCTGCCAACAACCAGTTCCCCGAACCGGCAGCAGCAGCGGCGGCTGCGGCTGTCGCAGCTGCTGCAGCCACGGCTACAGCCACCGCCACTGCGACGGTCACTGCGCTGAAGGGTCAACAGCAagaacaacagcagcagcagcagcaacaacagcaacagcaaGGGGACTATGGTAGCCAG ATGCGGCAACCCGGCTACAATGCACAGTATCCCGGTCCCAATCAACAAGGTCCCATGCCGGGAAATTTCTCAAAGAATCAGTTTTATGGACCACAGCAAATGGGCCAGAGACAACCATGCCCACAACAGTACCCAATGAAAAGACCCAATCCTTCCCAACCAGGCTATCCCCAGCAG TATGCCGGAAATCGTCCGTACATACCGCCGCAACAACTACAACACATGCACCACCAGCCGATGCCAACCTCATATCAGAAGGCTCCACCTCAGCCAGGCTATGGCCCAAACCCACAACCCATGCCCTCGCCAAACTACCCTGGTCAGAGACCCAGAACTGCGCCCGGAAACTTTGGCAACCAACCCAGCCAGTACTATGGACCAGGTAACTATAACAGTGGACAGCAGATTGGGCCGTCGTACCCGCAGCAACAACAACCACAGAACTAcccacaaaatttcaaccag CAGGGTGCAAGAAACAGCATGAACTACCAAATGCCGATTTCATCAGGCAACCCGACGCCGCCGATGGGACCCACCTCCCAGGCAATGCAGTCACCGCAGTACATATCACCACCTCCACCAGGTCCCGATGTGAAATTCCCGCCCGATATAAAACCGCCAGTCATGCCAC CTATTGAAAACGAGATGCGATTAACGTTTCCAGTCCGTGATGGGGTTGTTTTGACACCGTTTCGTCTAGAGCACAATCTTGCAGTCAGTAATCACGTCTTCCACCTGAGACAATCAGTTCACCAGACGTTAATGTGGAG GTCGGACTTAGAGTTACAGTTTAAATGTTACCACCACGAAGACAGACAGATGCACACAAACTGGCCAGCATCTGTAGCTGTCAGTGTCAACGCCAACCCACTTGGTATCGAGAGAGGGGAAAACAAAACATCTCACAAGCCTTTATACTTAAAGGAAGTTTGTCAACCGGGCCGAAACACCATTCAAATTACCGTGTCTGCATGCTGTTGT TCACATCTCTTTGTACTTCAGTTGGTTCACCGACCAACCGTTCGTTCAGTACTGCAGGGTTTACTTCGGAAACGGCTCCTACCTGCCGaacattgtatcacaaaaa TCAAGCGTAACTTCACAAGCGTGGCAGCATCAAGCAACAGTACACTAAACGGCGAGGATGGCGTGGAGCAAACAGCAATTAAAGTTTCACTGAAAGATCCCATCACGTTCCGACGGATTACACTGCCAGCGAGGGGCCATGACTGCAAACATATCCAGTGCTTTGATCTGGAATCCTACTTACAACTGAACTGTGAGAGGGGTTCGTGGAGGTGTCCTGTGTGCAA CAAAACTGCCCTTCTTGAGGGGCTTGAGGTTGATCAGTTCATGTGGGGTATCCTGACGGCAGTCCAGTCGGCAGATTTTGAAGAAGTGACGATCGACGCCTCGGCAGCTTGGAAACCAGTACCGCTCAAACCGGAGATCAAAGATGAAGAAAGTG ATCCTTGTCAGCAAGCAACCAAAAGATTCAAGGGTAGTACAATGTCACCAGGAGGCATGACAATGCCAAACCCACACAACTTTGATCCAATGGGACACCTTTCACTCTCCTTACATGCACAGGGAGGACCAGAGTACAACCCAG GGCCAGGCAattatgatttcaattttcccAACTTAGGTCCAGGGTCTGTTCCTATGGGAAGCGCCGGAGGGCAGTCTGTGCCCCGGGGTCCCAGCCCAGGTGGGCCGCAGTACGCTGGCAGTTATGAACAGTTTAACAGTCCCAACCCGAACCATCCGCCACAAGGTCCAATGCCGCCTTCCGGTTATGTCAACGGTCCTCAGCCGCAGCCAAACTCCTTCAGCAACATGCCAGGAAGGCCCCCACTATCGCATTTCGATGACGGAATCGCAAGTAGCGATTTAGTGTCGGTGGAAAAGCAGATAAACCCAAGCATACAGCCACAG ATGAGGCGTCCAAGGAGTAATACAGGCACTCAGCCTCTGCGGCATCCTCCGGATATGCCTATTCCATCACCCCAGCAGCCACTGACACCCCAGCAGGTCCATCAAGTACAACAGCAACAATCTGtccaacagcaacaacaacaacagcagcaacaacaacagcagcagcaacaacaacagcagcagcaacaacagcaaGCCAACGGTCCGCGCACGCCCCAAACTCCACAGGCCCAGCATCAAAACCCTGGCAGTATTCAGAATCCACACACACCGCAGCCGAGCTCGCAAGCTTCacagcaacaacagcagcagcagcaacagcagcagcagcaacagagcCAGCAGAATCAGCAGCCGCACACTCCGTTGACTCCCCACACGCCGCAATCAAACCAACCGCCCCAGCCACAGCAGTCGCAGTCACAACAGCAACCGCCAGCGAGCCACGGGCTGGGCAGCAACCAGCCAGGTGGCACCAACAGCAACCCAGGCAGCAATGCTGGGAGCAGTGCTAACAACAGCGGAAACACACCCGTGGACAACCCTACCAATGACCTTGGATTTGACCCTGGCATAGTCATTGACAATAGTGAAGGACATGAGGGCTTAGAT TTGCTTCCAGAGAATGTTGTGGATCCAAATGAACTGTTGTCATACCTTGGACCACCTGATTTACCGAATAACAGCGACAACAATGACGATCTACTCTCATTGTTTGATTCATAA
- the LOC139122713 gene encoding zinc finger MIZ domain-containing protein 1-like isoform X4, which yields MYHQGDLLSSLPSPAMDRHIQQTNDRLQCIKHYDFSSFAQHLENPATFQSAAQELYEWCTDKRAFQRPFEQSLMDCLTVVSRVAAQQGYDLDLGYRLLAMCAAHRDKFSPKSAAMLSLWCEDLGRLLLLRHQKNRTPESGKSGPMHAQMKQPLPPVPPSDSSVAWQQQQQQPQSLSVVTTVWGSVQPNNTNPMNNNSLTPGGTNTTTSMSNQFPQQTHPFTAAATNSQKQFNPQGVGYQNRREPPVPYGRGSRADLMQFMHEGFDSGYMQGPNNSAQGPGSANNQFPEPAAAAAAAAVAAAAATATATATATVTALKGQQQEQQQQQQQQQQQQGDYGSQMRQPGYNAQYPGPNQQGPMPGNFSKNQFYGPQQMGQRQPCPQQYPMKRPNPSQPGYPQQYAGNRPYIPPQQLQHMHHQPMPTSYQKAPPQPGYGPNPQPMPSPNYPGQRPRTAPGNFGNQPSQYYGPGNYNSGQQIGPSYPQQQQPQNYPQNFNQQGARNSMNYQMPISSGNPTPPMGPTSQAMQSPQYISPPPPGPDVKFPPDIKPPVMPPIENEMRLTFPVRDGVVLTPFRLEHNLAVSNHVFHLRQSVHQTLMWRSDLELQFKCYHHEDRQMHTNWPASVAVSVNANPLGIERGENKTSHKPLYLKEVCQPGRNTIQITVSACCCSHLFVLQLVHRPTVRSVLQGLLRKRLLPAEHCITKIKRNFTSVAASSNSTLNGEDGVEQTAIKVSLKDPITFRRITLPARGHDCKHIQCFDLESYLQLNCERGSWRCPVCNKTALLEGLEVDQFMWGILTAVQSADFEEVTIDASAAWKPVPLKPEIKDEESDPCQQATKRFKGSTMSPGGMTMPNPHNFDPMGHLSLSLHAQGGPEYNPGPGSVPMGSAGGQSVPRGPSPGGPQYAGSYEQFNSPNPNHPPQGPMPPSGYVNGPQPQPNSFSNMPGRPPLSHFDDGIASSDLVSVEKQINPSIQPQMRRPRSNTGTQPLRHPPDMPIPSPQQPLTPQQVHQVQQQQSVQQQQQQQQQQQQQQQQQQQQQQQQANGPRTPQTPQAQHQNPGSIQNPHTPQPSSQASQQQQQQQQQQQQQQSQQNQQPHTPLTPHTPQSNQPPQPQQSQSQQQPPASHGLGSNQPGGTNSNPGSNAGSSANNSGNTPVDNPTNDLGFDPGIVIDNSEGHEGLDLLPENVVDPNELLSYLGPPDLPNNSDNNDDLLSLFDS from the exons CTATGCTGTCTTTATGGTGTGAAGACTTGGGAAGATTATTGTTATTACGGCATCAGAAAAACCGAACTCCAGAGTCGGGGAAAAGCGGCCCGATGCATGCCCAGATGAAACAGCCCCTGCCACCTGTTCCACCAAG TGATTCGTCAGTGGCATggcaacagcagcagcaacaaccaCAGTCATTAAGTGTGGTTACCACGGTATGGGGATCAGTGCAGCCTAACAACACAAACCCAATGAACAACAATTCACTTACACCGGGAG GCACAAATACCACCACCAGTATGTCCAACCAGTTCCCTCAGCAGACACATCCATTTACCGCAGCAGCgacaaactcacaaaaacagTTTAATCCGCAAGGGGTCGGCTACCAGAACCGGAGGGAACCACCAGTTCCATATGGCAGGGGATCAAG GGCGGATCTGATGCAGTTTATGCATGAAGGCTTTGACAG TGGTTACATGCAGGGGCCAAACAATTCTGCCCAGGGACCCGGCTCTGCCAACAACCAGTTCCCCGAACCGGCAGCAGCAGCGGCGGCTGCGGCTGTCGCAGCTGCTGCAGCCACGGCTACAGCCACCGCCACTGCGACGGTCACTGCGCTGAAGGGTCAACAGCAagaacaacagcagcagcagcagcaacaacagcaacagcaaGGGGACTATGGTAGCCAG ATGCGGCAACCCGGCTACAATGCACAGTATCCCGGTCCCAATCAACAAGGTCCCATGCCGGGAAATTTCTCAAAGAATCAGTTTTATGGACCACAGCAAATGGGCCAGAGACAACCATGCCCACAACAGTACCCAATGAAAAGACCCAATCCTTCCCAACCAGGCTATCCCCAGCAG TATGCCGGAAATCGTCCGTACATACCGCCGCAACAACTACAACACATGCACCACCAGCCGATGCCAACCTCATATCAGAAGGCTCCACCTCAGCCAGGCTATGGCCCAAACCCACAACCCATGCCCTCGCCAAACTACCCTGGTCAGAGACCCAGAACTGCGCCCGGAAACTTTGGCAACCAACCCAGCCAGTACTATGGACCAGGTAACTATAACAGTGGACAGCAGATTGGGCCGTCGTACCCGCAGCAACAACAACCACAGAACTAcccacaaaatttcaaccag CAGGGTGCAAGAAACAGCATGAACTACCAAATGCCGATTTCATCAGGCAACCCGACGCCGCCGATGGGACCCACCTCCCAGGCAATGCAGTCACCGCAGTACATATCACCACCTCCACCAGGTCCCGATGTGAAATTCCCGCCCGATATAAAACCGCCAGTCATGCCAC CTATTGAAAACGAGATGCGATTAACGTTTCCAGTCCGTGATGGGGTTGTTTTGACACCGTTTCGTCTAGAGCACAATCTTGCAGTCAGTAATCACGTCTTCCACCTGAGACAATCAGTTCACCAGACGTTAATGTGGAG GTCGGACTTAGAGTTACAGTTTAAATGTTACCACCACGAAGACAGACAGATGCACACAAACTGGCCAGCATCTGTAGCTGTCAGTGTCAACGCCAACCCACTTGGTATCGAGAGAGGGGAAAACAAAACATCTCACAAGCCTTTATACTTAAAGGAAGTTTGTCAACCGGGCCGAAACACCATTCAAATTACCGTGTCTGCATGCTGTTGT TCACATCTCTTTGTACTTCAGTTGGTTCACCGACCAACCGTTCGTTCAGTACTGCAGGGTTTACTTCGGAAACGGCTCCTACCTGCCGaacattgtatcacaaaaa TCAAGCGTAACTTCACAAGCGTGGCAGCATCAAGCAACAGTACACTAAACGGCGAGGATGGCGTGGAGCAAACAGCAATTAAAGTTTCACTGAAAGATCCCATCACGTTCCGACGGATTACACTGCCAGCGAGGGGCCATGACTGCAAACATATCCAGTGCTTTGATCTGGAATCCTACTTACAACTGAACTGTGAGAGGGGTTCGTGGAGGTGTCCTGTGTGCAA CAAAACTGCCCTTCTTGAGGGGCTTGAGGTTGATCAGTTCATGTGGGGTATCCTGACGGCAGTCCAGTCGGCAGATTTTGAAGAAGTGACGATCGACGCCTCGGCAGCTTGGAAACCAGTACCGCTCAAACCGGAGATCAAAGATGAAGAAAGTG ATCCTTGTCAGCAAGCAACCAAAAGATTCAAGGGTAGTACAATGTCACCAGGAGGCATGACAATGCCAAACCCACACAACTTTGATCCAATGGGACACCTTTCACTCTCCTTACATGCACAGGGAGGACCAGAGTACAACCCAG GTCCAGGGTCTGTTCCTATGGGAAGCGCCGGAGGGCAGTCTGTGCCCCGGGGTCCCAGCCCAGGTGGGCCGCAGTACGCTGGCAGTTATGAACAGTTTAACAGTCCCAACCCGAACCATCCGCCACAAGGTCCAATGCCGCCTTCCGGTTATGTCAACGGTCCTCAGCCGCAGCCAAACTCCTTCAGCAACATGCCAGGAAGGCCCCCACTATCGCATTTCGATGACGGAATCGCAAGTAGCGATTTAGTGTCGGTGGAAAAGCAGATAAACCCAAGCATACAGCCACAG ATGAGGCGTCCAAGGAGTAATACAGGCACTCAGCCTCTGCGGCATCCTCCGGATATGCCTATTCCATCACCCCAGCAGCCACTGACACCCCAGCAGGTCCATCAAGTACAACAGCAACAATCTGtccaacagcaacaacaacaacagcagcaacaacaacagcagcagcaacaacaacagcagcagcaacaacagcaaGCCAACGGTCCGCGCACGCCCCAAACTCCACAGGCCCAGCATCAAAACCCTGGCAGTATTCAGAATCCACACACACCGCAGCCGAGCTCGCAAGCTTCacagcaacaacagcagcagcagcaacagcagcagcagcaacagagcCAGCAGAATCAGCAGCCGCACACTCCGTTGACTCCCCACACGCCGCAATCAAACCAACCGCCCCAGCCACAGCAGTCGCAGTCACAACAGCAACCGCCAGCGAGCCACGGGCTGGGCAGCAACCAGCCAGGTGGCACCAACAGCAACCCAGGCAGCAATGCTGGGAGCAGTGCTAACAACAGCGGAAACACACCCGTGGACAACCCTACCAATGACCTTGGATTTGACCCTGGCATAGTCATTGACAATAGTGAAGGACATGAGGGCTTAGAT TTGCTTCCAGAGAATGTTGTGGATCCAAATGAACTGTTGTCATACCTTGGACCACCTGATTTACCGAATAACAGCGACAACAATGACGATCTACTCTCATTGTTTGATTCATAA
- the LOC139122713 gene encoding zinc finger MIZ domain-containing protein 1-like isoform X16, with protein sequence MLSLWCEDLGRLLLLRHQKNRTPESGKSGPMHAQMKQPLPPVPPSDSSVAWQQQQQQPQSLSVVTTVWGSVQPNNTNPMNNNSLTPGGTNTTTSMSNQFPQQTHPFTAAATNSQKQFNPQGVGYQNRREPPVPYGRGSSGYMQGPNNSAQGPGSANNQFPEPAAAAAAAAVAAAAATATATATATVTALKGQQQEQQQQQQQQQQQQGDYGSQMRQPGYNAQYPGPNQQGPMPGNFSKNQFYGPQQMGQRQPCPQQYPMKRPNPSQPGYPQQYAGNRPYIPPQQLQHMHHQPMPTSYQKAPPQPGYGPNPQPMPSPNYPGQRPRTAPGNFGNQPSQYYGPGNYNSGQQIGPSYPQQQQPQNYPQNFNQGARNSMNYQMPISSGNPTPPMGPTSQAMQSPQYISPPPPGPDVKFPPDIKPPVMPPIENEMRLTFPVRDGVVLTPFRLEHNLAVSNHVFHLRQSVHQTLMWRSDLELQFKCYHHEDRQMHTNWPASVAVSVNANPLGIERGENKTSHKPLYLKEVCQPGRNTIQITVSACCCSHLFVLQLVHRPTVRSVLQGLLRKRLLPAEHCITKIKRNFTSVAASSNSTLNGEDGVEQTAIKVSLKDPITFRRITLPARGHDCKHIQCFDLESYLQLNCERGSWRCPVCNKTALLEGLEVDQFMWGILTAVQSADFEEVTIDASAAWKPVPLKPEIKDEESDPCQQATKRFKGSTMSPGGMTMPNPHNFDPMGHLSLSLHAQGGPEYNPGPGSVPMGSAGGQSVPRGPSPGGPQYAGSYEQFNSPNPNHPPQGPMPPSGYVNGPQPQPNSFSNMPGRPPLSHFDDGIASSDLVSVEKQINPSIQPQMRRPRSNTGTQPLRHPPDMPIPSPQQPLTPQQVHQVQQQQSVQQQQQQQQQQQQQQQQQQQQQQQQANGPRTPQTPQAQHQNPGSIQNPHTPQPSSQASQQQQQQQQQQQQQQSQQNQQPHTPLTPHTPQSNQPPQPQQSQSQQQPPASHGLGSNQPGGTNSNPGSNAGSSANNSGNTPVDNPTNDLGFDPGIVIDNSEGHEGLDLLPENVVDPNELLSYLGPPDLPNNSDNNDDLLSLFDS encoded by the exons ATGCTGTCTTTATGGTGTGAAGACTTGGGAAGATTATTGTTATTACGGCATCAGAAAAACCGAACTCCAGAGTCGGGGAAAAGCGGCCCGATGCATGCCCAGATGAAACAGCCCCTGCCACCTGTTCCACCAAG TGATTCGTCAGTGGCATggcaacagcagcagcaacaaccaCAGTCATTAAGTGTGGTTACCACGGTATGGGGATCAGTGCAGCCTAACAACACAAACCCAATGAACAACAATTCACTTACACCGGGAG GCACAAATACCACCACCAGTATGTCCAACCAGTTCCCTCAGCAGACACATCCATTTACCGCAGCAGCgacaaactcacaaaaacagTTTAATCCGCAAGGGGTCGGCTACCAGAACCGGAGGGAACCACCAGTTCCATATGGCAGGGGATCAAG TGGTTACATGCAGGGGCCAAACAATTCTGCCCAGGGACCCGGCTCTGCCAACAACCAGTTCCCCGAACCGGCAGCAGCAGCGGCGGCTGCGGCTGTCGCAGCTGCTGCAGCCACGGCTACAGCCACCGCCACTGCGACGGTCACTGCGCTGAAGGGTCAACAGCAagaacaacagcagcagcagcagcaacaacagcaacagcaaGGGGACTATGGTAGCCAG ATGCGGCAACCCGGCTACAATGCACAGTATCCCGGTCCCAATCAACAAGGTCCCATGCCGGGAAATTTCTCAAAGAATCAGTTTTATGGACCACAGCAAATGGGCCAGAGACAACCATGCCCACAACAGTACCCAATGAAAAGACCCAATCCTTCCCAACCAGGCTATCCCCAGCAG TATGCCGGAAATCGTCCGTACATACCGCCGCAACAACTACAACACATGCACCACCAGCCGATGCCAACCTCATATCAGAAGGCTCCACCTCAGCCAGGCTATGGCCCAAACCCACAACCCATGCCCTCGCCAAACTACCCTGGTCAGAGACCCAGAACTGCGCCCGGAAACTTTGGCAACCAACCCAGCCAGTACTATGGACCAGGTAACTATAACAGTGGACAGCAGATTGGGCCGTCGTACCCGCAGCAACAACAACCACAGAACTAcccacaaaatttcaaccag GGTGCAAGAAACAGCATGAACTACCAAATGCCGATTTCATCAGGCAACCCGACGCCGCCGATGGGACCCACCTCCCAGGCAATGCAGTCACCGCAGTACATATCACCACCTCCACCAGGTCCCGATGTGAAATTCCCGCCCGATATAAAACCGCCAGTCATGCCAC CTATTGAAAACGAGATGCGATTAACGTTTCCAGTCCGTGATGGGGTTGTTTTGACACCGTTTCGTCTAGAGCACAATCTTGCAGTCAGTAATCACGTCTTCCACCTGAGACAATCAGTTCACCAGACGTTAATGTGGAG GTCGGACTTAGAGTTACAGTTTAAATGTTACCACCACGAAGACAGACAGATGCACACAAACTGGCCAGCATCTGTAGCTGTCAGTGTCAACGCCAACCCACTTGGTATCGAGAGAGGGGAAAACAAAACATCTCACAAGCCTTTATACTTAAAGGAAGTTTGTCAACCGGGCCGAAACACCATTCAAATTACCGTGTCTGCATGCTGTTGT TCACATCTCTTTGTACTTCAGTTGGTTCACCGACCAACCGTTCGTTCAGTACTGCAGGGTTTACTTCGGAAACGGCTCCTACCTGCCGaacattgtatcacaaaaa TCAAGCGTAACTTCACAAGCGTGGCAGCATCAAGCAACAGTACACTAAACGGCGAGGATGGCGTGGAGCAAACAGCAATTAAAGTTTCACTGAAAGATCCCATCACGTTCCGACGGATTACACTGCCAGCGAGGGGCCATGACTGCAAACATATCCAGTGCTTTGATCTGGAATCCTACTTACAACTGAACTGTGAGAGGGGTTCGTGGAGGTGTCCTGTGTGCAA CAAAACTGCCCTTCTTGAGGGGCTTGAGGTTGATCAGTTCATGTGGGGTATCCTGACGGCAGTCCAGTCGGCAGATTTTGAAGAAGTGACGATCGACGCCTCGGCAGCTTGGAAACCAGTACCGCTCAAACCGGAGATCAAAGATGAAGAAAGTG ATCCTTGTCAGCAAGCAACCAAAAGATTCAAGGGTAGTACAATGTCACCAGGAGGCATGACAATGCCAAACCCACACAACTTTGATCCAATGGGACACCTTTCACTCTCCTTACATGCACAGGGAGGACCAGAGTACAACCCAG GTCCAGGGTCTGTTCCTATGGGAAGCGCCGGAGGGCAGTCTGTGCCCCGGGGTCCCAGCCCAGGTGGGCCGCAGTACGCTGGCAGTTATGAACAGTTTAACAGTCCCAACCCGAACCATCCGCCACAAGGTCCAATGCCGCCTTCCGGTTATGTCAACGGTCCTCAGCCGCAGCCAAACTCCTTCAGCAACATGCCAGGAAGGCCCCCACTATCGCATTTCGATGACGGAATCGCAAGTAGCGATTTAGTGTCGGTGGAAAAGCAGATAAACCCAAGCATACAGCCACAG ATGAGGCGTCCAAGGAGTAATACAGGCACTCAGCCTCTGCGGCATCCTCCGGATATGCCTATTCCATCACCCCAGCAGCCACTGACACCCCAGCAGGTCCATCAAGTACAACAGCAACAATCTGtccaacagcaacaacaacaacagcagcaacaacaacagcagcagcaacaacaacagcagcagcaacaacagcaaGCCAACGGTCCGCGCACGCCCCAAACTCCACAGGCCCAGCATCAAAACCCTGGCAGTATTCAGAATCCACACACACCGCAGCCGAGCTCGCAAGCTTCacagcaacaacagcagcagcagcaacagcagcagcagcaacagagcCAGCAGAATCAGCAGCCGCACACTCCGTTGACTCCCCACACGCCGCAATCAAACCAACCGCCCCAGCCACAGCAGTCGCAGTCACAACAGCAACCGCCAGCGAGCCACGGGCTGGGCAGCAACCAGCCAGGTGGCACCAACAGCAACCCAGGCAGCAATGCTGGGAGCAGTGCTAACAACAGCGGAAACACACCCGTGGACAACCCTACCAATGACCTTGGATTTGACCCTGGCATAGTCATTGACAATAGTGAAGGACATGAGGGCTTAGAT TTGCTTCCAGAGAATGTTGTGGATCCAAATGAACTGTTGTCATACCTTGGACCACCTGATTTACCGAATAACAGCGACAACAATGACGATCTACTCTCATTGTTTGATTCATAA